The following coding sequences are from one Halorubrum sp. BOL3-1 window:
- the uppS gene encoding polyprenyl diphosphate synthase has product MLDRLRGLVERAYRRHLRREIDDVPDHVAVIQDGNRRYARERGDDAPDGHRAGADTTERVLDWCADLGVSELTLYAFSTENFERPDGELEPLFDLLEHKLRDFADADRVHDQGVRVRAIGDVPRLPPRVRDAVDYAERRTADNERFTLNVALAYGGRTELLDAARDIARDVDDGEMEPGAVDVETVESRLYDRPIRDVDLIVRTGGDERTSNFLPWHANGNEAAVYFCAPYWPEFSEADFLRAIRTYESREESWQRARADRAAALVRALAEVEFAEARAAASRLRERVPRLDGSDLSDDALGIAEGDPTGPVDSDSPESTEPS; this is encoded by the coding sequence CACGTTGCCGTCATCCAAGACGGGAACCGCCGGTACGCCCGCGAACGCGGCGACGACGCCCCCGACGGTCACCGGGCCGGCGCCGACACCACGGAGCGCGTCCTCGACTGGTGCGCCGACCTCGGCGTCTCGGAGCTCACCCTCTACGCCTTCTCCACCGAGAACTTCGAGCGCCCCGACGGGGAGCTTGAGCCGCTCTTCGACCTGTTGGAGCACAAGCTCCGGGATTTTGCCGACGCCGACCGCGTCCACGATCAGGGGGTGCGCGTCCGGGCCATCGGGGACGTGCCCCGGCTCCCGCCCCGCGTCCGCGACGCGGTCGACTACGCGGAGCGGCGCACCGCCGACAACGAGCGGTTCACGCTCAACGTCGCGCTGGCGTACGGCGGCCGGACCGAGCTGCTCGACGCGGCGCGCGACATCGCCCGCGACGTCGACGACGGCGAGATGGAACCCGGAGCGGTCGACGTCGAGACCGTCGAGTCCCGGCTGTACGACCGGCCGATCCGCGACGTGGACCTGATCGTCCGCACCGGCGGCGACGAGCGGACGTCGAACTTCCTCCCGTGGCACGCTAACGGGAACGAGGCCGCCGTCTACTTCTGTGCGCCCTACTGGCCGGAGTTCTCCGAGGCCGACTTCCTGCGCGCGATCCGCACCTATGAGTCGCGCGAGGAGTCGTGGCAGCGCGCGCGGGCGGACCGCGCCGCCGCACTGGTACGCGCGCTCGCTGAGGTGGAGTTCGCGGAGGCCCGCGCCGCCGCTTCCCGGCTCCGGGAGCGCGTCCCGCGGCTCGACGGCAGCGACCTCTCCGACGACGCCCTCGGGATCGCGGAGGGCGACCCGACCGGCCCGGTCGACAGCGACTCCCCGGAATCGACGGAACCGAGCTAA